The Micromonospora sp. NBC_01740 genome includes a window with the following:
- a CDS encoding LLM class flavin-dependent oxidoreductase, with the protein MRIGIVILPDQRWSDSRRRWSQADEWGFDHAWTYDHLGWRDLVDGPWFDSVTTLTAAATVTSRIRLGTLVASPNFRHPAAFARQVTALDDVSGGRLLLGLGAGGIGFDSAVLGGETLPPRQRVDRLAEFAELLDLILREDGTTWRGEWFTAVDARNNPGCVQTPRVPFVMAANGPRSMRLVARFGQGWVTTGPDEDDLERWWDGVAEAAARMDATLAAAGRDPGTLDRYLSLDSAPVFSLRSAEFFADQVGRAAALGFTDVVTHWPRASSWYAGDEAVLADVATRLLPELRRA; encoded by the coding sequence ATGCGGATTGGCATCGTGATCCTTCCCGACCAGCGTTGGTCCGACTCGCGTCGCCGCTGGTCGCAGGCGGATGAGTGGGGCTTCGACCACGCCTGGACGTACGACCACCTGGGCTGGCGGGACCTGGTCGACGGCCCGTGGTTCGACTCCGTGACCACGCTGACCGCCGCCGCGACGGTGACCTCCCGGATCCGGCTCGGCACGCTGGTCGCCTCGCCGAACTTCCGTCACCCGGCCGCGTTCGCCCGGCAGGTCACCGCGCTCGACGACGTCTCCGGCGGGCGGCTGCTGCTCGGCCTCGGCGCGGGCGGCATCGGCTTCGACTCGGCCGTCCTGGGCGGGGAGACGCTGCCGCCGCGCCAACGGGTGGACCGGCTCGCCGAGTTCGCCGAGCTGCTCGACCTCATCCTGCGCGAGGACGGCACGACCTGGCGCGGGGAGTGGTTCACCGCCGTGGACGCGCGGAACAACCCGGGCTGCGTACAGACGCCCCGGGTGCCGTTCGTGATGGCCGCCAACGGGCCCCGGTCGATGCGGCTGGTGGCGCGGTTCGGCCAGGGCTGGGTCACCACCGGGCCCGACGAGGACGACCTGGAGCGCTGGTGGGACGGGGTGGCCGAGGCCGCCGCCCGGATGGACGCGACGCTCGCCGCCGCCGGCCGCGACCCGGGCACCCTGGACCGCTACCTCTCGCTCGACTCCGCGCCGGTCTTCTCGCTGCGCAGCGCCGAGTTCTTCGCCGACCAGGTCGGCCGGGCCGCCGCCCTCGGCTTCACCGACGTGGTCACCCACTGGCCCCGGGCCAGCAGCTGGTACGCCGGTGACGAGGCCGTCCTGGCGGACGTCGCCACCCGCCTGCTGCCCGAGCTGCGACGCGCCTGA
- a CDS encoding ASCH domain-containing protein: MWPRIGGLRTLALGTPGELRTRLNALVLAGVKTATAGLTTEYAEEGEELEHAGERLALVDDEDALVGVVEVTGVEVVRFADVPWDFARSEGEGDRSIEEWRAGHAAYWARVGTPVTDDSEVVCIRFRLVSGGDGGITTGDLGT, from the coding sequence ATGTGGCCTCGGATCGGTGGACTGCGCACCCTCGCCCTCGGCACTCCCGGTGAGCTGCGTACGCGGCTCAACGCCCTGGTGCTCGCCGGGGTGAAGACGGCGACCGCCGGGCTGACCACCGAGTACGCCGAGGAGGGCGAGGAGCTGGAGCACGCCGGCGAGCGGCTGGCCCTCGTCGACGACGAGGACGCGCTGGTCGGCGTCGTGGAGGTCACCGGCGTCGAGGTGGTCCGCTTCGCGGACGTGCCGTGGGACTTCGCCCGCTCCGAAGGGGAGGGGGATCGTTCCATCGAGGAGTGGCGCGCCGGTCACGCCGCCTACTGGGCGCGCGTGGGCACCCCCGTCACCGACGACAGCGAGGTGGTCTGCATCCGGTTCCGGTTGGTCTCCGGCGGCGACGGCGGCATCACCACCGGAGACCTCGGCACCTGA
- a CDS encoding PadR family transcriptional regulator, producing the protein MREPTFLILTALAGGPRHGYGIIREVTALSAQRVTLLPGTLYAALDRLHAQGLVAPDREETVDGRLRRYYRLTPDGIRALDVETARLRQLATAAESRLRALRPGTA; encoded by the coding sequence ATGCGAGAGCCGACCTTCCTGATCCTCACCGCGCTCGCCGGTGGCCCCCGGCACGGCTACGGCATCATCCGCGAGGTCACCGCCCTGTCCGCGCAGCGCGTCACCCTGCTGCCCGGCACCCTCTACGCCGCGCTCGACCGGCTGCACGCCCAGGGGCTCGTCGCGCCCGACCGCGAGGAGACCGTCGACGGCCGGCTCCGCCGCTACTACCGCCTCACCCCCGACGGGATCCGCGCCCTGGACGTCGAGACCGCCCGGCTGCGCCAGCTCGCCACCGCCGCCGAGAGCCGGCTGCGGGCGCTCCGCCCCGGCACCGCCTGA
- a CDS encoding alpha/beta hydrolase codes for MADRRAVLIPGRGYDTRFPLFVYAGEALRRVGYALHALSWEVPEQFAPDRDGPGPAIEWVVGQVAPTLAEPTHLLVGKSLGSMATPLAADRGLPAVWLTPLLHVPAVVDGLRRATAPFLLVGGTADPSWDGPLARRLTPHVVEIEQADHALMVPGPLARSAEALGRVCTSVEDFVQIR; via the coding sequence ATGGCGGACAGGCGCGCGGTGCTCATCCCCGGCCGGGGCTACGACACCCGGTTCCCCCTCTTCGTCTACGCCGGCGAGGCGCTGCGCCGCGTCGGCTACGCCCTGCACGCCCTCTCGTGGGAGGTGCCGGAGCAGTTCGCCCCCGACCGCGACGGGCCGGGGCCGGCCATCGAATGGGTGGTCGGGCAGGTCGCCCCGACCCTCGCCGAGCCGACGCACCTGCTGGTCGGCAAGTCGCTCGGCTCGATGGCCACGCCGCTCGCGGCCGACCGCGGGCTGCCGGCCGTCTGGCTCACCCCGCTGCTGCACGTGCCCGCCGTGGTCGACGGCCTGCGCCGCGCCACCGCGCCGTTCCTGCTGGTGGGCGGCACGGCGGACCCGTCCTGGGACGGCCCGCTCGCCCGCCGGCTCACCCCGCACGTGGTGGAGATCGAGCAGGCCGACCACGCGCTGATGGTGCCGGGCCCGCTGGCCCGCTCGGCGGAGGCGCTCGGCCGGGTCTGCACGTCGGTCGAGGACTTCGTTCAGATCAGGTGA
- a CDS encoding phosphoribosyltransferase, with amino-acid sequence MPSELSGRLAALVRWIDPGPGATHLVSDVSGWWRDPEVLARLGPALVEPFRAARPTVVVSPAVTGYLLGPLAATALGVGFVPAHKPGDGRLPAGALTWAQSPPDFRGRRVDLAVRDHGLQGGDRVLVVDDWVATGAQVRALYEICAARGAEPVGTATVVLDCPPAIATELRVRGLVDGADLTA; translated from the coding sequence ATGCCCTCCGAGCTGAGCGGACGCCTCGCCGCGCTGGTCAGGTGGATCGATCCCGGCCCCGGCGCCACGCACCTGGTCAGCGACGTCTCCGGCTGGTGGCGGGACCCGGAGGTCCTCGCCCGGCTGGGACCGGCCCTCGTGGAGCCGTTCCGGGCCGCCCGGCCGACGGTGGTCGTCTCGCCGGCGGTCACCGGATACCTGCTCGGTCCGCTCGCCGCGACGGCGCTCGGCGTCGGCTTCGTGCCGGCCCACAAGCCGGGCGACGGCCGGCTGCCCGCCGGGGCGCTCACCTGGGCGCAGAGCCCGCCGGACTTCCGGGGCCGACGGGTCGACCTGGCCGTGCGGGACCACGGCCTGCAAGGGGGTGACCGGGTGCTGGTGGTGGACGACTGGGTGGCCACCGGGGCACAGGTGCGGGCGCTCTACGAGATCTGCGCCGCGCGGGGCGCGGAACCGGTCGGCACCGCCACGGTCGTGCTGGACTGCCCCCCGGCGATCGCCACCGAGCTGCGCGTACGGGGGCTCGTGGACGGGGCGGATCTCACGGCTTGA